Below is a window of Solanum stenotomum isolate F172 chromosome 7, ASM1918654v1, whole genome shotgun sequence DNA.
cacggaccttagagcttttttgcaCTTTTCGCCTTTGATAATACTGGCACGTATTATCTCTAAAAGCTATATTTTGCACTGCAAGGGCAAAGTGTGAAGTTATTAGGCAATGCCAGTCACCCCTGAAAATAGTTTGTATTTGTCCATTCAAATGATCACATCTACATATCCATATGGGCCCTCTTGAAAAGACAATTCTATTCCTCTCTTACTATTTGACTGTTTATAATTCTATAGACTAGTGACTCTCAAACTGAGATTCGGATTCAATTGCTCCATTGCCAATCCTTTCCTAGCTAGTGTTGAAGACAGCTGCTCTTCCCTATTACGAAATGAGCAACCTCAATAGAATAGAAACTAAACGTCATGATGTGTAGTCTTTTtgataaaagtattttttttttttgataaaagatGATGTGTAGTCTTcatcaataattttaaaaaaaacccgTCACTTGTAGCCAAATGAACACAAGCAACATGTAAAATGACAAGAAACACAACTTCAGCTGactaaatattatattactgaCCAAAATCATGAGAAGTGCAAGTAATAATACCATGTCCACATCCATGTTAGGAGGAAACAGTGAATTTCTTCCTCTAGATGATGAGATAGTACGAGGTTGTCCAGGGAAACTGTTCCTCAACCTTGTCATCCTATTCGAGGTAGACGCCCGAGCTTGAGAAGCTCTACGAGATATGTTGGATGCATTTCTTGGTTGCCTTCTGCGTAAGTTTGTGACCGATGATCCATTCTAAACAAAAATCCCACATCCCAAAAATTAGACGAGGAAAAAGAGAGAATTTCAGTCAGAGATCAAGGCCCAATCATTACAGAAAGAAAGCAGAATAGGAATTAAAGGCCTTTTCTCTATGCACATTTTGAAAGACATTGATATAAGATCACTCTAAAACCAGGAGTTAATGCGAAAAACTTCTTCATTAATCAGTGCTATTTAACATTTGAAAGATACATAAGATGGACAATACTAAAAcaccaacaaattaaaagagcAAAATGAAAACCTTAGATTTTCATATCCCTGGTCAATGCTATAGTGTCATGTTCTTCCCTACTTCTGAAAGAGCAGAAAGGAAGCTAAATCAGTTTAGAACTGATTTTATATTGGGAGGTGATTCTGAAAAGGaattctacttgccaaagtgGTAAGCAGTGACAGCATCTAAGAAGGAAGATGGTCAAGGTGTTAACAATCTGAGTTTGCAATTGTGTAGTAATAGGTGAATATTTTATGGCTATGGAAGTTCTATAGAGAATGATAAGGTCTTTAGGTATGTTACGGGAGTATGGAAGGTCCCAGTGCACAATACCTGTAACAGATCTTGTTCGCTTGGTCAAAACCCGTAACATCCTCTCATGTTGTAGCATTATCAGAACACATTGGCACAAAACCTGTAACATATCTTTTCCCACCAAAGGAAATCCTTCCTGATCTTTAGTTTTTGCCACATACTTTTGGCTACAGCAGATGAGTGTCAAATTCATAAATGGGACATTAGATTcagacttcttctttttttgggatAAGTAGAAGAAATTATAGGATTAGAATTTGACTGGTAAACTCGGCTACTAACAGAAATGGAGAGAATGAAGGAACTTTCTTCTTAACCAGGTTCATCAATCTGGAAAAGAGAACGATGGTTACTTTTCTGTGAAGTCTTGTCACAAACTACTCATCAAGTCTGGAACCATGACCCTAGAAATACTGTAGAAAGAGAGCACCACTAAAGTAGTCAATCTGGTTTGATTGCTATGTGTGAAGCATGCCTGACGCATGCATACCAGGATGGGGAAAAGTTCCTTAATCTCTTTGGAGTGCTAGATATACTTTTGCTAGCCGGAGGGCTGAGAATCAAGAAGCAGCTCATAACACTGCGAAACACTATCCCCATAACCTCATTCTGGACAGTTCAGAGAGCAGCTAGGAACAATAGATGTTTTAACTAAGGCAGAAACACTAAGTTTCataaaatttagatttttttttttttttttttctcaaaaaaaaaaagtcttttaactttttggtgtaatctgaaaaaatatacatattaagtaacaatatGGTTTAAGGTTTTTTATATAAGCAATGATGAAGTTTAAGTTCCAATTCAATTATAGTGAGTACTTTCTATTACTAAATTTCTAATTTTCATATATCACTATCTTCAGGTATATGTATTTGTTGCTTAAGCGTCGCAATGTACCCAGCCTACACTACTACTAGCTTCAAGGTTTCCCAGCAAGCAAGCCTCTAACAATGCTACACCTCGCATCTGAGAAGATAAATTAGGTTCCATATGCACCATCATAAGTactgatattaaaaaaaaaagatggttcAATACCAATTAATGTCAAAGAAAAACCTAGTGTCCCAAGATCTATTTTAACAGGAAATTTAAAATCAGTTTCTAACTTGGAACACTGCATAGAAAAGCTTTCAAACATGAACATCATGTATAGATATCTGAATGTCAGATGACACCTAAGTGGCACATATATTACTACCAAGTGATGGAAAGTACAAGAGGAGAATAAAATGTAAGGAAAGCCAACATACAAGACCAGATAATTGGTTCTCTAATCCAGAGGAAGCACGTCGGAAATCCTCCTGCACTAAAGCCAAGGCTACATCTTCATCAATCTGTggggaagaagagaaaaattatCAAACATCTAAGCATGGTGTGAAGACAAGAACAGCTAAATATTGATGGACAATAACTAAAACTATTCTGCATAAAGTGTACTACCTCACCAACACCAAAGGAAGGGACCTCATTGTACAACTGTTCCTGGAGTTCCCGTGCAAGCCTTTCATCAGCATCTACTTGACTGGCTCTAGCATCTTCATTCCTACTACTGCTACACGCAACACGAGAGCCTTCATGTCTTGTGGTAGAGGAAGGACTGTCCACTACAATCACTGGCTCTACGCCTGTACCTACATGACTTTGGTTTCTTGTGGACCTTGTATTAACCCTACTTTCAGGTGAGGTAAGGCAAATGATGTCTACATCCTTAGAGACTGATGTAGAACATTCACCATGGCTGCTTGAGGCAGGTCCTTGCATTAGTCTTTTCTTAACTGTGCTTGGTGCAGTACGATGTCCATTAATTTGGCAACATTGAGGTCCAGAAGGGGGTCCCTCCGGCCCTACAGATACACCAGAAAGATGTCTAATAGAAGCTGAATCTTGACAACTAGTTGCATCCTCTCTTCTCATCACCCTACTCCCACTGGGATGAGAGACAAAGTGTGCACTATCTCTTTCTGAAGTCCTGTGCAGATTGGGCAATGACAAGTTCATGTTTGAACTGCGGTTACGCGTACTTCTCCATCCTCCTGATTCGTCAAAGCTTCTGAACACATCTCTGCTGGAATCACTGGTTTCCAATGAAAAAACTTTTGGATGAGACCTTTACCAGAGCAATAATTAATTGTTGGAGATTAATCAACAGTCAAAAGTAAAGGAACCCAGAAAGCATGCTTCTGAATTGAAAGAGAAATTTCTAGCAGGTTACTAAAAACATCACAACTCTTAACAACGTAGAATAAGAATATGCATCTCTAAATCATGAAGAATGGTGAAGAAACTAAAATTAACTAACCAAATAGCAAGTTTTTATGACATTGATAAAAAGAGGACAAAGGTAAAATAACAGCTTCACACAAACTTAGGTATGATTATGagtacccagtgtaatcccaaaAGTGGTGTCTAGGGAGGGTAGGATGCACGCAAAACTCACCCTACCTATGTGGGGTAGAGaaaggttgtttccgatagaccctcggaTAGAGAGGTATGCTTATGAGTAATAATGTAAAATGACTAGAATGACGTCACAATCTGAATTCAGATGCATCACTGGAGCAGATGTTTGAATCCATGCATCAATCCATAAACGGAAACAAGCTTAACTGGGTTCCATGTTGATTATCAAAGTGTAGATCCTTGGTACGGAAGTCATTAGCTTACACTATAGGACATCCTGACATGCACGCTATGCTAATATGTCATACATGATGTAAAACAGAAGTCCTTTTTCCCTATTTGAACAGCCTAGTAAATTTGATATAAACTGTTGACAGAAAAGAATGAAAGTTATCTTTCATGTGAATATATAGACAATGGTCACCAAATAAATACCTGCTAGACGTATGCATTGTGTCATGTTCTTTTGAAGGGGAAGAATGGATTACCACCCCCTTACCCTTTACTGCAGAAATACCATctttagatattatttctttagCACTATCTGAGCTTGTACCAGTGGATGATGCTGTAAGACTGGTATCAGTTAGCCCATGGATTAAAATACTGTTATCCTCCATCTCAGCTGGCTTTTTAGCCTTAGCTATGTTCATAGGGGATATACATCCATTTCGGACCAATCTTTTCTGCCCAGTTACTCTTGGTGAGTTAGCAAGAGATGTAGAACCATCCTTCCGAGCTCCAAGCTGTGCATCAATAGCAGAATCCTTTTCTCCACGAGATTTATTTAAACCAAGTTTAACTAGATCAGCAATTTCCTTTCCTTTGCTGGTACTGCTGGATGGTGTGGAAGTCATCCTGTGAAAATTAGAGTGTTCATTCATCGATCTATATTTTTCATCTCGACCAATATTCTGTACTCCAACTGCAGGAGACTTGACAAATACACGAGTCGACGACCCACTTTGCTTTGTCAGGTCTATGACAGGACGGTCTTGCTGACTTTTTGATTCAGTGATTCCATTTTTAGCAAGATGCAAGTTATGTTTCTCCTTGGAATTAGGAATTGAGGAAACCTTGAATGGAACACCATTTCTTGAAGGCAAAGAATCTCCCATACCAAAAGCTGATGATTTCGCATCGCATTCAGATTTCATGGAAATTCTTCTTGGAGGACGCATAAACAACCTTTTTCTTCCAAAACCATTATCATTAAGTTGATTCCCATTCTCAGCAGCACCATTCCCATTTACTGAATTCCCTGATGCAGACAAATCACTCTCTACATTGGCATACCTCCTCCCATTCATATCCTTAGCAGCTAATCTATTAGGGGTATCAGGAATATCCCATTGATTATCACTACTCAAATGATCCATAATCTGCACAACACAGCCGTGAACTATATCACATTAGTGGACAATCATACCGAATCAATAACTACCCCCACAGATCATATAAGGTGCAGAATCAAATCAACATATCATAATTAAcaacacaaaaataacaaacaCAAGAACAATATTAATAGTGAAGTCCGGGGAGGGTAGAGTATACACAAACCGTCCACATATAACCACAAAGAGTAAATCTTTCATACACAAGATACTACTACAGATAACAAAATCACTATCTCCC
It encodes the following:
- the LOC125870900 gene encoding uncharacterized protein LOC125870900; translation: MDHLSSDNQWDIPDTPNRLAAKDMNGRRYANVESDLSASGNSVNGNGAAENGNQLNDNGFGRKRLFMRPPRRISMKSECDAKSSAFGMGDSLPSRNGVPFKVSSIPNSKEKHNLHLAKNGITESKSQQDRPVIDLTKQSGSSTRVFVKSPAVGVQNIGRDEKYRSMNEHSNFHRMTSTPSSSTSKGKEIADLVKLGLNKSRGEKDSAIDAQLGARKDGSTSLANSPRVTGQKRLVRNGCISPMNIAKAKKPAEMEDNSILIHGLTDTSLTASSTGTSSDSAKEIISKDGISAVKGKGVVIHSSPSKEHDTMHTSSSDSSRDVFRSFDESGGWRSTRNRSSNMNLSLPNLHRTSERDSAHFVSHPSGSRVMRREDATSCQDSASIRHLSGVSVGPEGPPSGPQCCQINGHRTAPSTVKKRLMQGPASSSHGECSTSVSKDVDIICLTSPESRVNTRSTRNQSHVGTGVEPVIVVDSPSSTTRHEGSRVACSSSRNEDARASQVDADERLARELQEQLYNEVPSFGVGEIDEDVALALVQEDFRRASSGLENQLSGLNGSSVTNLRRRQPRNASNISRRASQARASTSNRMTRLRNSFPGQPRTISSSRGRNSLFPPNMDVDMRMHILETLEAFSNMDVDRNLLQTQRDFNENDYEMLLSLDENNHQHGGSSSRQINNLPQSTVQNESLQEPCAVCLETPTIGDVIRHLPCLHKFHKDCIDPWLSRKTSCPVCKCSIS